The following are encoded in a window of Pseudomonas sp. JQ170C genomic DNA:
- a CDS encoding ATP-binding protein — MIRLDLRRDSISRRIALTIIAAMLTSVALNILFVQLAGVWARPPLSQIGLIEQMAVVTRVLEAAPPAQREHLAQAASNPMLQVRWSAHREALNLPGAGEALALGDSPELQQLLANRPRQLAVYKPDDWPEGDPEAHYKLVLQLGDNSWLAFTPPYRSWGLSLGMRFTIIGILALIAALLVAWIGTRQLAGPLQRFARAARRFGSDLRAPPIRLEGPHELRQAITAFNTMQAQIQHFIAERTQMLAAISHDLRAPLTRMRLRGEFIEDAEQQRKLFRDVDEMQSMINAALNFFRDETRLETATPFDLAELLQTLVDDYGDQHIALPFEGPKNLVYLGRPLALKRAVTNLIENAVKYATPPAIRLSSTNHSLFIDVSDQGPGIPGAALEEVFVPFFRLESSRNRDTGGVGLGLPAARTVIREQGGELTLSNQPGGGLRARIELPRG; from the coding sequence GTGATCCGCCTGGACCTGCGCCGCGACAGCATCAGCCGGCGCATTGCCCTGACCATCATTGCGGCCATGCTGACCTCGGTGGCGTTGAACATCCTCTTTGTGCAGCTGGCAGGCGTGTGGGCGCGCCCGCCCTTGAGCCAGATCGGCCTGATCGAGCAAATGGCGGTGGTGACCCGGGTGCTCGAAGCGGCCCCACCCGCCCAGCGTGAACACCTGGCCCAGGCCGCCAGCAACCCGATGCTGCAAGTGCGCTGGAGCGCCCACCGGGAAGCCCTGAACCTGCCTGGCGCCGGTGAGGCGCTGGCCCTTGGCGACTCCCCGGAACTGCAGCAACTGCTGGCCAACCGACCCCGCCAGCTGGCGGTCTACAAGCCCGACGACTGGCCCGAGGGGGACCCGGAGGCGCACTACAAGCTGGTCCTGCAACTGGGCGACAACAGCTGGCTGGCCTTCACCCCGCCCTACCGCAGCTGGGGCCTGAGCCTGGGCATGCGCTTCACCATCATTGGCATCCTGGCGCTGATTGCCGCCTTGCTGGTGGCCTGGATCGGCACCCGTCAGCTGGCCGGCCCGCTGCAGCGCTTTGCCCGCGCCGCCCGGCGCTTTGGCAGCGACCTGCGCGCCCCACCGATCCGCCTGGAAGGCCCCCATGAGCTGCGCCAGGCGATCACCGCATTCAACACCATGCAGGCACAGATCCAGCACTTCATCGCCGAGCGCACACAGATGCTGGCGGCGATCTCCCATGACCTGCGCGCACCGCTGACGCGCATGCGCCTGCGTGGCGAGTTCATTGAAGATGCCGAGCAACAGCGCAAGCTGTTTCGCGATGTCGATGAGATGCAGAGCATGATCAATGCCGCGCTGAATTTCTTTCGCGACGAGACCCGCTTGGAAACCGCCACCCCGTTTGACCTGGCCGAGCTGCTGCAGACCCTGGTGGACGACTATGGCGACCAGCACATCGCGCTCCCTTTCGAGGGGCCGAAAAACCTGGTTTACCTCGGGCGACCGCTGGCACTCAAACGCGCAGTTACAAACTTGATCGAGAACGCCGTCAAATATGCCACCCCGCCCGCTATCCGCCTGAGCAGTACCAACCACAGCCTGTTCATCGACGTCAGCGATCAGGGGCCGGGCATCCCTGGGGCGGCGCTTGAAGAGGTATTCGTGCCTTTCTTCCGCCTGGAAAGTTCACGCAACCGCGACACCGGCGGTGTCGGCCTGGGGTTGCCGGCGGCACGCACGGTGATTCGTGAACAAGGCGGCGAGTTGACCTTGAGCAACCAGCCTGGCGGTGGCTTGCGGGCACGCATCGAGCTGCCGCGCGGTTAA
- a CDS encoding SLC13 family permease, with translation MNDELLWVLGLLFTCVALFIANRPRMDVVALLVIVVLPLTGILSVQEALAGFSDPNVVLIAALFVIGEGLVRTGIAYRIGEWMADRAGNSEVRLLVLLMVCVAGLGSVMSSTGVVAIFIPVVLSIAARMKVSPSRLMMPLSFAGLISGMLSLVATPPNVVVHSELVRHGEPGFNFFSFTPFGLVILALGVGYMLLTRHWLSGEVRKDGSPQTRRTLLDLVIDYKLAGRERRLRVRPGSPLIGHSLSELKLRTVHGANVVGIERQHKFTTRVISPDSSTTVHEGDVLLLDLFAPRDDLRSLCQTMKLEPLHFKAAYFIDQSHAVGMAEVAVVPGSQLIGKSVLDLNFRTRWDLNVVGLRRGQTAIEEQLVEEKLKLGDTLLVIGPWKAVRQLQAQPRDFLVLSLPAEVDNVAPALNQAPYALISLGVMVGLMISGVVPNVIAALIGCLLMGAGRCIDMNSAYKAIHWQSLVLIVGMLPFALALQKTGGIALAVNGLVQVLGEAGPYMILACLFAITAIIGLFISNTATAVLMAPVAISTAEQLGASPYPFAMIVALAASAAFMTPVSSPVNTLVLGPGQYRFADFVKVGVPFTLLVMVVSVFMVPWVFPL, from the coding sequence ATGAACGACGAACTGCTCTGGGTGCTGGGGTTGCTGTTTACCTGCGTGGCCCTGTTCATCGCCAACCGCCCACGCATGGATGTGGTTGCCCTGCTGGTGATCGTGGTCTTGCCACTGACCGGTATTCTCAGCGTCCAGGAGGCCCTCGCCGGTTTCAGCGACCCCAACGTGGTGCTGATTGCTGCGCTGTTTGTCATCGGCGAGGGCCTGGTACGCACCGGCATTGCCTACCGCATCGGTGAGTGGATGGCCGACCGGGCCGGCAACAGCGAGGTGCGCTTGCTGGTGCTGCTGATGGTCTGCGTGGCCGGGCTGGGTTCGGTGATGAGCTCCACCGGGGTGGTGGCCATTTTCATTCCGGTGGTGTTGAGCATTGCCGCCCGCATGAAAGTCTCGCCCAGCCGCCTGATGATGCCGCTCAGTTTCGCCGGTTTGATCAGCGGCATGCTCAGCCTGGTGGCGACACCGCCCAACGTGGTGGTGCACAGCGAACTGGTGCGCCACGGCGAGCCCGGCTTCAACTTCTTCAGTTTCACCCCGTTCGGCCTGGTGATCCTTGCGCTGGGCGTGGGCTATATGCTCCTGACCCGCCACTGGCTCAGCGGCGAAGTCCGCAAGGACGGCAGCCCGCAAACTCGCCGCACCCTGCTGGACCTGGTCATCGACTATAAACTGGCCGGCCGCGAACGGCGCCTGCGGGTACGCCCCGGCTCGCCGCTGATCGGCCACAGCTTGAGCGAACTGAAACTGCGCACCGTGCATGGCGCCAACGTGGTCGGTATCGAGCGCCAGCACAAGTTCACCACCCGGGTGATCAGCCCCGACTCCAGCACCACCGTGCACGAAGGCGATGTGCTGCTGCTCGACCTGTTCGCCCCGCGCGACGACCTGCGCAGCCTGTGCCAGACCATGAAGCTCGAACCCCTGCACTTCAAGGCAGCCTATTTCATCGACCAGTCCCACGCCGTGGGCATGGCCGAAGTGGCAGTGGTGCCCGGCTCGCAATTGATCGGTAAAAGCGTGCTGGATCTTAATTTCCGCACACGCTGGGACCTCAACGTGGTCGGTCTGCGCCGCGGCCAAACGGCCATCGAAGAGCAATTGGTGGAAGAGAAACTCAAGCTGGGCGATACCCTGCTGGTGATCGGGCCGTGGAAGGCGGTGCGCCAGTTGCAGGCCCAGCCCAGGGACTTCCTGGTCTTGAGCTTGCCGGCAGAGGTCGACAACGTGGCCCCGGCCCTGAACCAGGCACCCTATGCCTTGATCAGCCTGGGGGTGATGGTCGGCCTGATGATCAGTGGCGTCGTGCCCAATGTCATCGCCGCGCTGATCGGTTGCTTGCTGATGGGCGCCGGGCGCTGCATCGACATGAACAGTGCCTACAAGGCCATCCACTGGCAAAGCCTGGTGCTGATTGTCGGCATGCTGCCCTTTGCCCTGGCCCTGCAGAAAACCGGCGGTATCGCCCTGGCGGTGAACGGCCTGGTACAGGTGCTTGGCGAGGCCGGGCCGTACATGATCCTGGCCTGCCTGTTCGCTATCACCGCGATCATTGGCCTGTTCATCTCCAACACCGCCACCGCGGTACTGATGGCGCCGGTGGCGATCAGCACCGCCGAACAGCTCGGTGCCTCACCCTACCCCTTTGCGATGATCGTCGCCCTGGCGGCCTCGGCGGCGTTCATGACCCCCGTCTCATCGCCGGTCAATACTCTGGTTCTCGGCCCCGGTCAGTACCGCTTCGCCGACTTCGTCAAGGTCGGGGTGCCCTTCACCTTGCTGGTGATGGTGGTCAGCGTGTTCATGGTGCCGTGGGTGTTCCCGCTGTGA
- a CDS encoding YoaK family protein — translation MLPGTSYTSARALRTARLRGKVGLYFVAALSVLAGMTDAIGFMATGDFVSFMSGNTTRLAVSLGEGQWGLVLRIGALLLAFVLGNALGVVIARLSGRRPWPLLSMIAALLALAGLLPLGWQLPALVTAVTAMGMINAVVEEVNGLPIGLTYVTGALSRFGRGLGRALLGERRQGWRVQLIPWTGMFVGAIAGVLLEQAFDLAALLFSAGLAAALGLISLKIPRRWQLRYMPR, via the coding sequence ATGCTTCCGGGAACCTCGTACACCTCAGCCCGGGCGTTGCGAACGGCCAGGCTGCGCGGCAAGGTCGGGCTGTACTTCGTCGCCGCCCTGTCGGTGCTGGCAGGCATGACCGACGCCATCGGCTTCATGGCCACCGGCGATTTCGTTTCGTTCATGAGCGGCAACACCACGCGCCTGGCGGTATCGCTGGGTGAAGGTCAGTGGGGCCTGGTGCTGCGCATCGGCGCACTGTTGCTGGCCTTTGTCCTGGGCAACGCCCTGGGCGTGGTGATCGCCCGCCTCAGTGGCCGCCGGCCCTGGCCGCTGCTGTCGATGATCGCCGCCCTGCTGGCGCTGGCCGGCCTGCTGCCGCTGGGCTGGCAGTTGCCGGCACTGGTCACGGCGGTGACGGCCATGGGCATGATCAATGCGGTGGTCGAGGAAGTGAACGGCCTGCCGATCGGCCTGACCTACGTCACCGGCGCGCTGTCGCGTTTCGGCCGAGGCCTGGGCCGGGCGCTGCTGGGCGAGCGCCGGCAGGGCTGGCGGGTGCAGTTGATTCCCTGGACCGGGATGTTCGTTGGCGCCATCGCCGGTGTCTTGCTGGAGCAGGCCTTCGACCTTGCCGCCCTGCTGTTCAGCGCCGGGCTGGCTGCCGCACTGGGGTTGATCTCGTTGAAGATTCCCCGGCGCTGGCAACTGCGCTACATGCCGCGTTGA
- a CDS encoding PDR/VanB family oxidoreductase, translating into MANKYEMFSVRVTDVQQATPLIKRFTLAREDGAPMPAFTGGSHVIVQMQGADGSQYSNAYSLMSDPRDTRSYQIGVRLEEQSKGGSAFMHQQVEVGTSLTISTPNNLFALDPSAGRHVLIAGGIGITPFLAQLHELEGGATDYELHYAFRAPEHGAFQDHLESGPHAGNTHFYIDSLDRKLDLAALCAGLADDAHLYVCGPKPLIDAVIATAAKAGIAEQRVHWEQFAAAPVTGGAFTLVLARSGTELQVEEGMSILQAIEKSKAAKVECLCREGVCGTCETAILEGEAEHYDQYLSDDEKTAQQSMMLCVSRARSARLVLDL; encoded by the coding sequence ATGGCCAACAAATATGAAATGTTCAGCGTGCGGGTCACCGACGTACAGCAGGCAACCCCGCTGATCAAGCGCTTCACCCTGGCCCGCGAAGACGGCGCGCCGATGCCCGCCTTTACCGGTGGCAGCCATGTCATCGTGCAGATGCAGGGCGCCGACGGCAGCCAGTACAGCAACGCCTACTCGCTGATGAGCGACCCGCGCGACACCCGCAGCTACCAGATCGGCGTGCGCCTGGAGGAGCAGTCCAAGGGCGGCTCGGCGTTCATGCACCAGCAGGTAGAAGTGGGCACCTCGTTGACCATCTCGACGCCCAACAACCTCTTCGCCCTGGACCCCAGCGCCGGTCGCCACGTACTGATCGCCGGTGGCATCGGCATTACCCCGTTCCTGGCCCAGCTGCATGAACTCGAAGGCGGCGCCACCGACTACGAACTGCACTACGCCTTCCGCGCCCCCGAGCACGGTGCGTTCCAGGACCACCTAGAAAGCGGCCCCCATGCGGGCAATACCCATTTCTACATCGACAGCCTCGACCGCAAGCTCGACCTGGCCGCCCTGTGTGCAGGCCTGGCTGACGATGCTCACCTGTACGTGTGCGGTCCCAAGCCGCTGATCGACGCGGTGATCGCCACTGCCGCCAAGGCCGGCATCGCCGAGCAGCGCGTACACTGGGAACAGTTCGCCGCCGCCCCGGTTACCGGCGGCGCCTTCACCCTGGTACTGGCCCGCTCCGGCACCGAGTTGCAGGTGGAAGAAGGCATGAGCATTCTCCAGGCCATTGAGAAATCCAAGGCCGCCAAGGTCGAGTGCCTGTGCCGTGAAGGCGTGTGCGGTACCTGCGAGACGGCGATCCTGGAAGGTGAAGCCGAGCATTACGACCAGTACCTGAGCGATGACGAAAAAACCGCGCAGCAGAGCATGATGCTGTGTGTGTCGCGGGCTCGTTCGGCTCGTTTGGTGCTGGATTTGTAA
- a CDS encoding DUF3313 domain-containing protein: MRKQMIAPALCLSLLMVGCSQNKVSPKEYSGFLRNYDQLRELKTASGDSVLRWVSPNLHIERYNQVYIAPSRFYPMPKPSERIPASTLAAITTYYDAALKRELGKVLTLVEQPGPNTLIIRPAITSVGAHTQSLHFYEYLPVTLVAAGVSSAVGIRDLDSEIATEAAFLDGGTRAVVAEVVRKGTGLPLENDDQVMTADNLKVVLDGWAQDWRQAAEMLKQQNTAAFTAGTPTAP; the protein is encoded by the coding sequence ATGCGTAAGCAAATGATCGCGCCAGCCCTGTGCCTGTCGCTGCTGATGGTCGGTTGCAGCCAGAACAAGGTTTCGCCCAAGGAGTATTCCGGTTTCTTGCGCAACTATGATCAGTTGCGCGAACTCAAGACCGCGTCGGGTGATTCGGTACTGCGCTGGGTCAGCCCCAACCTGCACATCGAGCGCTACAACCAGGTCTACATTGCGCCAAGCCGGTTCTACCCGATGCCCAAGCCCAGCGAGCGGATCCCGGCCTCAACCCTGGCCGCGATCACCACCTACTATGACGCTGCGCTCAAGCGTGAGCTGGGCAAGGTGCTGACGCTGGTCGAGCAGCCTGGCCCCAACACCTTGATCATTCGCCCGGCGATCACCTCGGTCGGCGCCCATACCCAGTCGCTGCACTTCTATGAGTACCTGCCGGTGACCCTGGTGGCTGCCGGGGTCAGCAGTGCCGTGGGGATCCGCGATCTGGACAGTGAGATTGCCACCGAAGCCGCGTTTCTGGATGGCGGTACCCGCGCGGTGGTAGCGGAAGTGGTCCGCAAGGGCACCGGCTTGCCGCTTGAGAACGACGATCAGGTGATGACCGCCGATAACCTCAAGGTGGTGCTCGACGGCTGGGCACAAGATTGGCGCCAGGCCGCCGAAATGCTCAAGCAGCAGAACACCGCTGCCTTCACAGCGGGAACACCCACGGCACCATGA
- a CDS encoding response regulator, which produces MSRLLIVDDDVEICALLKKFFVMHGYEVDLAANGTAMWAAIEQQRPDTIILDLMLPGESGLNLCQKLRANTGIPIIMLTAMDELSDRIVGLELGADDYLGKPFDARELLARLRAVQRRAGEQLRVQSEETRPLIRFDDWQLDVTRRELRTPQGVMVPLSAGEFDLLLVFLEHPQRILSREQLIDLARGQGYEAYDRSIDVQVSRLRRKIEPDSKRPALIRTVRNGGYLFDAKVSRS; this is translated from the coding sequence GTGAGCAGACTGCTGATCGTCGATGACGATGTGGAAATTTGTGCCCTGCTGAAGAAGTTCTTTGTCATGCACGGCTACGAAGTCGACCTTGCCGCCAATGGCACGGCGATGTGGGCGGCCATTGAACAGCAGCGTCCGGATACCATCATCCTCGACCTGATGCTGCCGGGTGAAAGCGGCCTGAACCTGTGCCAGAAACTGCGCGCCAACACCGGCATCCCGATCATCATGCTCACCGCGATGGACGAGCTCAGTGACCGTATCGTCGGCCTTGAACTGGGGGCCGACGACTACCTGGGCAAACCCTTCGATGCCCGCGAACTGCTGGCCCGCTTGCGCGCGGTGCAGCGCCGGGCCGGGGAACAGCTGCGAGTACAGAGCGAGGAAACTCGGCCGCTGATCCGCTTCGACGACTGGCAGCTGGATGTGACCCGGCGCGAGCTGCGTACCCCACAGGGGGTGATGGTGCCGCTCTCGGCCGGCGAGTTCGACCTGCTGCTGGTGTTTCTCGAACACCCCCAGCGCATCCTCAGCCGCGAGCAACTGATCGACCTGGCACGGGGCCAGGGGTATGAAGCGTATGACCGCAGCATTGATGTGCAGGTAAGCCGCCTGCGCCGCAAGATCGAACCCGACAGCAAGCGCCCGGCACTGATCCGTACCGTGCGTAACGGCGGTTACCTGTTCGACGCCAAGGTCAGCCGCTCGTGA
- a CDS encoding PAS domain S-box protein produces MMENSFAFRLKELLEHHKLTLQAVGTALGISRTAVHKWTRGGEIDYDNLRKLAEFLKVNWIWLRYGEEALQNVQQHQVVELPMTDLRRRYTAEIMESETRMKLAQEGARIVTWEWNLISDEVTYSPNVEQVYGWPVTRNEDFWAHLPEDDITHMQQLYAQAVAEGTGCECDFRITRPDGEQRWISSRATVVRDSAGRSVKMVGISMDNTERMVAEAKLRNSEERFRAIFELAWGALAYIDPDGTWLRVNNSLCELLGYRAETLYDMTFQALTHPDDLGANLQLLQRLLAGEINRYEVHKRVRHKDGRYIWVRARTSLQRRPDGEPDHLISVFEDISDERREHERLEAHIASLEARLAQQNA; encoded by the coding sequence ATGATGGAAAACAGTTTCGCCTTCCGCCTCAAGGAACTGCTCGAGCATCACAAGCTGACCCTGCAAGCCGTTGGGACAGCCCTGGGAATCTCGCGCACGGCAGTGCACAAATGGACCCGTGGCGGCGAAATCGACTACGACAACCTGCGCAAGCTGGCCGAGTTCCTCAAGGTCAACTGGATCTGGTTGCGCTACGGCGAAGAGGCGCTGCAGAACGTCCAGCAGCATCAGGTGGTCGAGCTGCCGATGACTGACCTGCGCCGGCGCTACACCGCCGAGATCATGGAAAGCGAAACCCGCATGAAGCTGGCCCAGGAAGGCGCGCGTATCGTCACCTGGGAGTGGAACCTGATCAGCGACGAGGTCACCTACTCGCCCAACGTCGAACAGGTGTACGGCTGGCCGGTCACCCGCAACGAAGACTTCTGGGCGCACCTGCCCGAAGACGACATCACCCACATGCAGCAGTTGTATGCCCAGGCCGTGGCCGAGGGCACCGGCTGCGAATGTGATTTCCGCATCACCCGCCCCGACGGCGAACAGCGCTGGATTTCTTCGCGCGCGACCGTGGTGCGCGACAGTGCCGGGCGCTCGGTGAAGATGGTCGGCATCAGCATGGACAACACCGAGCGCATGGTCGCCGAAGCCAAGCTGCGCAACAGCGAAGAGCGCTTTCGCGCGATCTTCGAGCTGGCCTGGGGCGCCCTGGCCTACATCGACCCCGATGGCACCTGGCTGCGGGTCAACAACAGCCTGTGCGAGCTGCTCGGTTACCGTGCCGAAACGCTCTACGACATGACCTTCCAGGCCCTTACCCACCCCGACGACCTGGGCGCCAACCTGCAATTGCTGCAGCGCTTGCTGGCCGGCGAGATCAACCGCTATGAGGTGCACAAGCGTGTGCGCCACAAGGATGGCCGCTACATTTGGGTCCGTGCCCGCACCTCGTTGCAGCGCCGCCCCGATGGCGAGCCGGACCACCTGATCAGCGTGTTTGAAGACATCAGTGACGAACGCCGCGAACACGAGCGCCTTGAAGCACACATCGCCAGCCTCGAAGCACGCCTGGCCCAACAGAACGCGTGA
- a CDS encoding NAD-dependent succinate-semialdehyde dehydrogenase, which translates to MNLNDNKLFRQQAYIAGHWCDADDGRSLAVTDPANGNLLGNVPLMGGAEAVRAIEAAEAALADWRSRTAKDRAQILRRWFELLLEHEQDLARLMTFEQGKPLHEALGEIRYAASFVEWFAEEGKRVYGDVIPSPSNDKRLLVIKQGIGVCTAITPWNFPAAMITRKVAPALAAGCTMVVKPANETPFCALALAELAERAGVPAGVFSVVTGDAPAIGAQFTGHPSVRKLSFTGSTPVGRLLMGQCAETIKKVSLELGGNAPFIVFGDADIDAAVEGALIAKYRNAGQTCVCVNRFYIHDSVYAQFSERFIERVRQLGVGHGSAEGTQIGPLISDKAVAKVRSLIDDAVGKGAELVLGGQAHALGGNFFEPTVLANVGPGMELLEEEIFGPVAALVRFSTDEEVVALANATQYGLAAYFYSRDIARVFKVAEQLEYGMVGVNTGLISNEVAPFGGIKQSGLGREGSKYGIEDYLEIKYLCLAI; encoded by the coding sequence GTGAATCTCAACGACAACAAGCTGTTCCGCCAGCAGGCCTATATCGCCGGGCACTGGTGCGACGCCGATGACGGTCGCAGCCTGGCGGTGACCGACCCTGCCAACGGCAATCTGCTGGGCAACGTGCCGCTGATGGGCGGTGCCGAAGCGGTACGCGCCATCGAGGCTGCCGAAGCCGCCCTGGCCGACTGGCGCTCGCGCACCGCCAAGGACCGCGCGCAGATCCTGCGCCGCTGGTTCGAGCTGCTGCTCGAACACGAGCAGGACCTGGCCCGCCTGATGACCTTCGAGCAAGGCAAGCCCCTGCACGAGGCCCTGGGTGAAATCCGCTACGCCGCCTCCTTCGTCGAGTGGTTCGCCGAAGAAGGCAAGCGTGTCTACGGCGACGTGATCCCCAGCCCCTCCAATGACAAGCGCCTGCTGGTCATCAAGCAAGGCATCGGCGTGTGCACCGCCATCACCCCGTGGAACTTCCCGGCGGCGATGATCACCCGCAAGGTCGCCCCGGCCCTGGCCGCCGGCTGCACCATGGTGGTCAAGCCGGCCAACGAAACCCCGTTCTGCGCCCTGGCCCTGGCCGAGCTTGCCGAACGCGCGGGTGTGCCCGCGGGCGTGTTCAGTGTGGTCACCGGTGATGCCCCGGCCATCGGTGCACAGTTCACGGGCCACCCTTCGGTGCGCAAGTTGAGCTTTACCGGCTCCACCCCGGTAGGCCGCCTGCTGATGGGCCAGTGCGCCGAGACCATCAAGAAAGTCAGCCTGGAGCTGGGCGGCAACGCGCCGTTCATCGTGTTCGGCGATGCCGATATCGACGCCGCCGTCGAAGGCGCACTGATCGCCAAGTACCGCAATGCCGGGCAGACCTGCGTGTGCGTCAACCGCTTCTATATCCACGACAGCGTCTACGCGCAGTTCAGCGAACGCTTCATCGAGCGCGTTCGCCAGCTGGGCGTCGGCCACGGCAGCGCCGAAGGCACACAGATCGGCCCGCTGATCAGCGACAAGGCTGTGGCCAAGGTTCGCAGCCTGATCGACGACGCCGTGGGCAAAGGCGCCGAGCTGGTACTGGGTGGCCAGGCCCACGCCCTGGGCGGCAATTTCTTCGAGCCCACCGTGCTGGCCAATGTCGGCCCCGGCATGGAGCTGCTGGAGGAAGAGATCTTCGGCCCGGTGGCTGCGCTGGTGCGCTTTAGCACCGACGAGGAAGTCGTTGCCCTGGCCAACGCCACCCAGTACGGCCTGGCGGCCTACTTCTACAGCCGCGATATCGCCCGGGTGTTCAAGGTCGCCGAGCAGCTGGAGTACGGCATGGTCGGCGTCAACACCGGCCTGATCTCCAACGAGGTCGCGCCGTTCGGCGGCATCAAGCAATCGGGCCTGGGCCGTGAAGGCTCCAAGTACGGCATCGAAGATTATCTGGAAATCAAATACCTGTGCCTCGCCATCTGA
- a CDS encoding aromatic ring-hydroxylating oxygenase subunit alpha has translation MNDFKRLPADFCANAEEAFTIPATFYTQASVFEHEKEAIFARSWICVGHRSEVAENNAYITREVIGESIIVVRGRDSVLRAFYNVCPHRGHQLLSGSGKAKNVITCPYHAWTFKLDGELAHARNCDNVVNFDKENSTLVQLRVEEYAGFIFINMDMDAGSVEDQLPGLQARMREACGVIDDLHLAARFVSDTPANWKSIVDNYLECYHCAPAHPGFSDSVDVGQYSHSMHGNWTLQYGLAKPSEQSFKFDESVKDPSFAGFWAWPCTMFNVPPGANFMTVIYEFPVDAETTLQHYDIYFLNKDITEEQQKLIDWYREVFRPEDLRLVESVQKGLKSRGYRGQGRIMADRERSGMSEHGIAHFHNLIAVAHLDD, from the coding sequence ATGAATGACTTCAAACGCCTGCCCGCCGATTTCTGCGCCAACGCCGAAGAGGCGTTCACCATTCCGGCCACCTTCTACACCCAGGCCTCGGTATTCGAGCACGAGAAAGAAGCCATCTTCGCCCGTAGCTGGATCTGCGTCGGCCACCGTAGCGAAGTCGCCGAGAACAATGCCTACATCACCCGTGAAGTGATCGGCGAAAGCATCATCGTGGTCCGTGGCCGCGACAGCGTGCTGCGCGCCTTCTACAACGTCTGCCCGCACCGTGGCCACCAGCTGCTCAGCGGCAGCGGCAAGGCCAAGAACGTCATCACCTGCCCGTACCACGCCTGGACCTTCAAGCTCGACGGCGAGCTGGCCCACGCGCGCAACTGCGACAACGTGGTGAACTTCGACAAAGAGAACTCGACCCTGGTCCAGCTGCGCGTCGAGGAATACGCAGGCTTTATCTTCATCAATATGGACATGGACGCCGGCAGCGTCGAAGACCAGCTGCCAGGCCTGCAAGCGCGCATGCGTGAAGCGTGCGGCGTGATCGACGACCTGCACCTGGCCGCGCGCTTTGTCAGCGACACCCCGGCCAACTGGAAGTCGATCGTCGACAACTACCTGGAGTGCTACCACTGCGCCCCGGCCCACCCAGGCTTCTCCGACTCGGTGGACGTGGGTCAGTACAGCCACAGCATGCACGGCAACTGGACCCTGCAATACGGCCTGGCCAAACCGTCGGAGCAGTCGTTCAAGTTCGATGAGTCGGTCAAAGACCCCTCGTTCGCCGGCTTCTGGGCCTGGCCGTGCACCATGTTCAACGTGCCGCCAGGAGCGAACTTCATGACCGTGATCTACGAGTTCCCGGTCGATGCCGAAACCACCCTGCAGCACTACGACATCTACTTCCTCAACAAGGACATCACCGAAGAGCAGCAGAAGCTGATCGACTGGTACCGCGAAGTGTTCCGCCCTGAAGACCTGCGCCTGGTAGAAAGCGTGCAGAAAGGCCTGAAGTCCCGCGGCTACCGCGGCCAGGGCCGGATCATGGCCGACCGCGAGCGCAGCGGCATGAGCGAGCACGGCATCGCCCACTTCCACAACCTGATCGCCGTTGCCCACCTCGACGACTGA